In one window of Ovis aries strain OAR_USU_Benz2616 breed Rambouillet chromosome 5, ARS-UI_Ramb_v3.0, whole genome shotgun sequence DNA:
- the NIBAN3 gene encoding protein Niban 3 isoform X2, translating into MGGRPSSPLDKQQQQHLKGQVDTLLRNFLPCYRGQLAASVLRQISRELGPQEPARCQLLHSKKLPRVREHRGPLAQLRGHPPQWQPSFCVLRGDGRLEWFSHREEYENGDHPLGSTTLTGYTVLTSQREYLCLLDALCPDSSRDHTQEEPDPLLEMPVSFPLFLQHPFRQHLCFSAATGEAQRAWRLALQGGIRLRGTVLQRSQAPAARAFLDAIRLYRQQHGQFSNDDVTLGSDAEVLTSVLMRELLPALRAQTLPGLRGDGRARAWAWTKLLDAVHAAVLAGASAGLRAFQPEKDELLAALERTIRPDVDQMLRLRARVASRLKAEVQGPLESCLRGKVDAQLPRITQTLLSTVEAELAAVRTLLTQGMDRLFRLLRGSSSSTQLRKEVYSFGEMPWDPELMQICYREAKRSQGQLGQLAALFGFFGTQSLVFGAQDLAQQLMADAVTTFLQLADQCLTTTLDCDQATQQLEKVRGRMLKKFQSDSSSARRRFIHSWLLCIFLPFVLGQLESSCKAKLLKFEGDVLAVGSPALTIEGIYEDVVRAFLLQRINRELKKALGARNMSCILDDCSEEPWDQAETDVETEAPRGTCSRQPGPSTEV; encoded by the exons GCCAGGTGGACACTCTGCTGAGGAACTTCCTGCCTTGCTACCGTGGGCAGCTGGCGGCCTCGGTCCTGCGGCAAATCTCCAGAGAGCTGGGCCCCCAGGAGCCAGCCAGATGCCAACTGCTACATAGCAAA AAGCTACCCCGCGTCCGTGAGCACCGAGGGCCCCTGGCCCAGCTGCGGGGCCACCCACCCCAGTGGCAGCCAAGCTTCTGTGTTCTGCGTGGGGATGGCCGCCTGGAGTGGTTCAGCCACAGGGAG GAATATGAAAATGGGGACCATCCCCTGGGCTCCACGACCCTGACGGGGTACACAGTCCTGACTTCCCAACGTGAATATCTCTGCCTGTTGGATGCTCTCTGCCCAGACTCCTCAA GAGACCACACACAGGAAGAGCCTGATCCCCTCTTGGAAATGCCTGTTAGCTTCCCTCTGTTCCTGCAGCATCCCTTCCGCCAGCACCTCTGTTTCTCTGCAGCCACAGGGGAGGCGCAGCGTGCCTGGAGACTAGCCCTGCAGGGCGGCATACGGCTTCGAGGCACAG TCCTGCAGCGAAGTCAAGCGCCGGCAGCCCGTGCCTTCCTAGATGCCATACGGCTCTACCGGCAACAACACGGCCAATTTAGCAACGATGACGTGACCCTAGGCTCCGACGCTGAG GTGCTGACCTCGGTACTGATGCGGGAGCTGCTGCCAGCGCTGCGAGCCCAGACCCTGCCCGGCCTGCGAGGAGACGGCCGCGCCCGGGCCTGGGCCTGGACCAAG CTCCTGGACGCCGTCCACGCTGCAGTCCTGGCTGGAGCCTCCGCGGGACTCCGCGCCTTCCAGCCCGAAAAGGACGAGCTGCTTGCGGCCCTGGAGAGGACAATCCGCCCAGATGTGGATCAGATGCTGCGGCTGCGGGCACGCGTGGCTTCCAGGCTGAAGG CCGAGGTCCAGGGCCCCCTGGAGTCATGCTTGCGCGGGAAGGTGGATGCACAGCTGCCCCGGATCACACAGACGCTGCTGAGCACTGTGGAAGCCGAACTCGCGGCAGTGCGGACCCTCCTAACCCAGGGCATGGATCGCCTGTTCCGCCTCCTTCGTGGGAGTTCCTCCAGCACCCAGCTGCGGAAGGAG GTGTACTCATTTGGGGAGATGCCATGGGACCCAGAGCTGATGCAGATTTGCTACCGGGAGGCCAAGAGGAGCCAGGGGCAGCTGGGGCAGCTGGCAGCGCTGTTTGGCTTCTTTGGAACACAGAGCCTAGTGTTTGGGGCCCAGGATCTCGCACAGCAG CTCATGGCTGACGCTGTGACCACCTTCCTACAGCTGGCTGACCAGTGTCTGACCACGACTCTGGACTGCGACCAGGCCACCCAGCAGCTGGAGAAAGTCAGGGGGCGCATGCTGAAG AAATTCCAGTCGGATAGCAGCTCGGCACGGAGGAGGTTCATCCACAGCTGGCTGCTCTGCATCTTCCTGCCCTTTGTGTTGGGCCAGCTGGAGTCGAGCTGCAAAGCG AAGCTGCTTAAGTTTGAAGGGGACGTCCTTGCTGTGGGCAGCCCTGCCCTGACCATCGAGGGGATTTACGAGGATGTTGTCCGGgctttcctgctccagaggatcaaTCGAG aattgaaaAAGGCCCTTGGGGCCAGAAACATGTCCTGCATTCTGGATGACTGCTCAGAGGAGCCATGGGACCAGGCAGAAACAG atgtagaaactgaggctccgAGAGGGACTTGCTCCAGGCAACCAGGCCCCAGCACCGAGGTCTAG
- the NIBAN3 gene encoding protein Niban 3 isoform X4 gives MGGRPSSPLDKQQQQHLKGQVDTLLRNFLPCYRGQLAASVLRQISRELGPQEPARCQLLHSKKLPRVREHRGPLAQLRGHPPQWQPSFCVLRGDGRLEWFSHREEYENGDHPLGSTTLTGYTVLTSQREYLCLLDALCPDSSRDHTQEEPDPLLEMPVSFPLFLQHPFRQHLCFSAATGEAQRAWRLALQGGIRLRGTVLQRSQAPAARAFLDAIRLYRQQHGQFSNDDVTLGSDAEVLTSVLMRELLPALRAQTLPGLRGDGRARAWAWTKLLDAVHAAVLAGASAGLRAFQPEKDELLAALERTIRPDVDQMLRLRARVASRLKAEVQGPLESCLRGKVDAQLPRITQTLLSTVEAELAAVRTLLTQGMDRLFRLLRGSSSSTQLRKELMADAVTTFLQLADQCLTTTLDCDQATQQLEKVRGRMLKKFQSDSSSARRRFIHSWLLCIFLPFVLGQLESSCKAKLLKFEGDVLAVGSPALTIEGIYEDVVRAFLLQRINRELKKALGARNMSCILDDCSEEPWDQAETGLYRASPSSYWFPTLVGKIVVMGVLSSLRTMQGTVFRAGAA, from the exons GCCAGGTGGACACTCTGCTGAGGAACTTCCTGCCTTGCTACCGTGGGCAGCTGGCGGCCTCGGTCCTGCGGCAAATCTCCAGAGAGCTGGGCCCCCAGGAGCCAGCCAGATGCCAACTGCTACATAGCAAA AAGCTACCCCGCGTCCGTGAGCACCGAGGGCCCCTGGCCCAGCTGCGGGGCCACCCACCCCAGTGGCAGCCAAGCTTCTGTGTTCTGCGTGGGGATGGCCGCCTGGAGTGGTTCAGCCACAGGGAG GAATATGAAAATGGGGACCATCCCCTGGGCTCCACGACCCTGACGGGGTACACAGTCCTGACTTCCCAACGTGAATATCTCTGCCTGTTGGATGCTCTCTGCCCAGACTCCTCAA GAGACCACACACAGGAAGAGCCTGATCCCCTCTTGGAAATGCCTGTTAGCTTCCCTCTGTTCCTGCAGCATCCCTTCCGCCAGCACCTCTGTTTCTCTGCAGCCACAGGGGAGGCGCAGCGTGCCTGGAGACTAGCCCTGCAGGGCGGCATACGGCTTCGAGGCACAG TCCTGCAGCGAAGTCAAGCGCCGGCAGCCCGTGCCTTCCTAGATGCCATACGGCTCTACCGGCAACAACACGGCCAATTTAGCAACGATGACGTGACCCTAGGCTCCGACGCTGAG GTGCTGACCTCGGTACTGATGCGGGAGCTGCTGCCAGCGCTGCGAGCCCAGACCCTGCCCGGCCTGCGAGGAGACGGCCGCGCCCGGGCCTGGGCCTGGACCAAG CTCCTGGACGCCGTCCACGCTGCAGTCCTGGCTGGAGCCTCCGCGGGACTCCGCGCCTTCCAGCCCGAAAAGGACGAGCTGCTTGCGGCCCTGGAGAGGACAATCCGCCCAGATGTGGATCAGATGCTGCGGCTGCGGGCACGCGTGGCTTCCAGGCTGAAGG CCGAGGTCCAGGGCCCCCTGGAGTCATGCTTGCGCGGGAAGGTGGATGCACAGCTGCCCCGGATCACACAGACGCTGCTGAGCACTGTGGAAGCCGAACTCGCGGCAGTGCGGACCCTCCTAACCCAGGGCATGGATCGCCTGTTCCGCCTCCTTCGTGGGAGTTCCTCCAGCACCCAGCTGCGGAAGGAG CTCATGGCTGACGCTGTGACCACCTTCCTACAGCTGGCTGACCAGTGTCTGACCACGACTCTGGACTGCGACCAGGCCACCCAGCAGCTGGAGAAAGTCAGGGGGCGCATGCTGAAG AAATTCCAGTCGGATAGCAGCTCGGCACGGAGGAGGTTCATCCACAGCTGGCTGCTCTGCATCTTCCTGCCCTTTGTGTTGGGCCAGCTGGAGTCGAGCTGCAAAGCG AAGCTGCTTAAGTTTGAAGGGGACGTCCTTGCTGTGGGCAGCCCTGCCCTGACCATCGAGGGGATTTACGAGGATGTTGTCCGGgctttcctgctccagaggatcaaTCGAG aattgaaaAAGGCCCTTGGGGCCAGAAACATGTCCTGCATTCTGGATGACTGCTCAGAGGAGCCATGGGACCAGGCAGAAACAG GACTCTATAGGGCCTCTCCCAGCAGCTACTGGTTCCCAACACTGGTGGGGAAGATAGTGGTGATGGGAGTTTTGAGTTCACTTCGAACAATGCAAGGAACTGTGTTCAGGGCTGGGGCAGCCTAG
- the NIBAN3 gene encoding protein Niban 3 isoform X1: MGGRPSSPLDKQQQQHLKGQVDTLLRNFLPCYRGQLAASVLRQISRELGPQEPARCQLLHSKKLPRVREHRGPLAQLRGHPPQWQPSFCVLRGDGRLEWFSHREEYENGDHPLGSTTLTGYTVLTSQREYLCLLDALCPDSSRDHTQEEPDPLLEMPVSFPLFLQHPFRQHLCFSAATGEAQRAWRLALQGGIRLRGTVLQRSQAPAARAFLDAIRLYRQQHGQFSNDDVTLGSDAEVLTSVLMRELLPALRAQTLPGLRGDGRARAWAWTKLLDAVHAAVLAGASAGLRAFQPEKDELLAALERTIRPDVDQMLRLRARVASRLKAEVQGPLESCLRGKVDAQLPRITQTLLSTVEAELAAVRTLLTQGMDRLFRLLRGSSSSTQLRKEVYSFGEMPWDPELMQICYREAKRSQGQLGQLAALFGFFGTQSLVFGAQDLAQQLMADAVTTFLQLADQCLTTTLDCDQATQQLEKVRGRMLKKFQSDSSSARRRFIHSWLLCIFLPFVLGQLESSCKAKLLKFEGDVLAVGSPALTIEGIYEDVVRAFLLQRINRELKKALGARNMSCILDDCSEEPWDQAETGLYRASPSSYWFPTLVGKIVVMGVLSSLRTMQGTVFRAGAA, encoded by the exons GCCAGGTGGACACTCTGCTGAGGAACTTCCTGCCTTGCTACCGTGGGCAGCTGGCGGCCTCGGTCCTGCGGCAAATCTCCAGAGAGCTGGGCCCCCAGGAGCCAGCCAGATGCCAACTGCTACATAGCAAA AAGCTACCCCGCGTCCGTGAGCACCGAGGGCCCCTGGCCCAGCTGCGGGGCCACCCACCCCAGTGGCAGCCAAGCTTCTGTGTTCTGCGTGGGGATGGCCGCCTGGAGTGGTTCAGCCACAGGGAG GAATATGAAAATGGGGACCATCCCCTGGGCTCCACGACCCTGACGGGGTACACAGTCCTGACTTCCCAACGTGAATATCTCTGCCTGTTGGATGCTCTCTGCCCAGACTCCTCAA GAGACCACACACAGGAAGAGCCTGATCCCCTCTTGGAAATGCCTGTTAGCTTCCCTCTGTTCCTGCAGCATCCCTTCCGCCAGCACCTCTGTTTCTCTGCAGCCACAGGGGAGGCGCAGCGTGCCTGGAGACTAGCCCTGCAGGGCGGCATACGGCTTCGAGGCACAG TCCTGCAGCGAAGTCAAGCGCCGGCAGCCCGTGCCTTCCTAGATGCCATACGGCTCTACCGGCAACAACACGGCCAATTTAGCAACGATGACGTGACCCTAGGCTCCGACGCTGAG GTGCTGACCTCGGTACTGATGCGGGAGCTGCTGCCAGCGCTGCGAGCCCAGACCCTGCCCGGCCTGCGAGGAGACGGCCGCGCCCGGGCCTGGGCCTGGACCAAG CTCCTGGACGCCGTCCACGCTGCAGTCCTGGCTGGAGCCTCCGCGGGACTCCGCGCCTTCCAGCCCGAAAAGGACGAGCTGCTTGCGGCCCTGGAGAGGACAATCCGCCCAGATGTGGATCAGATGCTGCGGCTGCGGGCACGCGTGGCTTCCAGGCTGAAGG CCGAGGTCCAGGGCCCCCTGGAGTCATGCTTGCGCGGGAAGGTGGATGCACAGCTGCCCCGGATCACACAGACGCTGCTGAGCACTGTGGAAGCCGAACTCGCGGCAGTGCGGACCCTCCTAACCCAGGGCATGGATCGCCTGTTCCGCCTCCTTCGTGGGAGTTCCTCCAGCACCCAGCTGCGGAAGGAG GTGTACTCATTTGGGGAGATGCCATGGGACCCAGAGCTGATGCAGATTTGCTACCGGGAGGCCAAGAGGAGCCAGGGGCAGCTGGGGCAGCTGGCAGCGCTGTTTGGCTTCTTTGGAACACAGAGCCTAGTGTTTGGGGCCCAGGATCTCGCACAGCAG CTCATGGCTGACGCTGTGACCACCTTCCTACAGCTGGCTGACCAGTGTCTGACCACGACTCTGGACTGCGACCAGGCCACCCAGCAGCTGGAGAAAGTCAGGGGGCGCATGCTGAAG AAATTCCAGTCGGATAGCAGCTCGGCACGGAGGAGGTTCATCCACAGCTGGCTGCTCTGCATCTTCCTGCCCTTTGTGTTGGGCCAGCTGGAGTCGAGCTGCAAAGCG AAGCTGCTTAAGTTTGAAGGGGACGTCCTTGCTGTGGGCAGCCCTGCCCTGACCATCGAGGGGATTTACGAGGATGTTGTCCGGgctttcctgctccagaggatcaaTCGAG aattgaaaAAGGCCCTTGGGGCCAGAAACATGTCCTGCATTCTGGATGACTGCTCAGAGGAGCCATGGGACCAGGCAGAAACAG GACTCTATAGGGCCTCTCCCAGCAGCTACTGGTTCCCAACACTGGTGGGGAAGATAGTGGTGATGGGAGTTTTGAGTTCACTTCGAACAATGCAAGGAACTGTGTTCAGGGCTGGGGCAGCCTAG
- the NIBAN3 gene encoding protein Niban 3 isoform X3, producing the protein MGGRPSSPLDKQQQQHLKGQVDTLLRNFLPCYRGQLAASVLRQISRELGPQEPARCQLLHSKKLPRVREHRGPLAQLRGHPPQWQPSFCVLRGDGRLEWFSHREEYENGDHPLGSTTLTGYTVLTSQREYLCLLDALCPDSSTTGEAQRAWRLALQGGIRLRGTVLQRSQAPAARAFLDAIRLYRQQHGQFSNDDVTLGSDAEVLTSVLMRELLPALRAQTLPGLRGDGRARAWAWTKLLDAVHAAVLAGASAGLRAFQPEKDELLAALERTIRPDVDQMLRLRARVASRLKAEVQGPLESCLRGKVDAQLPRITQTLLSTVEAELAAVRTLLTQGMDRLFRLLRGSSSSTQLRKEVYSFGEMPWDPELMQICYREAKRSQGQLGQLAALFGFFGTQSLVFGAQDLAQQLMADAVTTFLQLADQCLTTTLDCDQATQQLEKVRGRMLKKFQSDSSSARRRFIHSWLLCIFLPFVLGQLESSCKAKLLKFEGDVLAVGSPALTIEGIYEDVVRAFLLQRINRELKKALGARNMSCILDDCSEEPWDQAETGLYRASPSSYWFPTLVGKIVVMGVLSSLRTMQGTVFRAGAA; encoded by the exons GCCAGGTGGACACTCTGCTGAGGAACTTCCTGCCTTGCTACCGTGGGCAGCTGGCGGCCTCGGTCCTGCGGCAAATCTCCAGAGAGCTGGGCCCCCAGGAGCCAGCCAGATGCCAACTGCTACATAGCAAA AAGCTACCCCGCGTCCGTGAGCACCGAGGGCCCCTGGCCCAGCTGCGGGGCCACCCACCCCAGTGGCAGCCAAGCTTCTGTGTTCTGCGTGGGGATGGCCGCCTGGAGTGGTTCAGCCACAGGGAG GAATATGAAAATGGGGACCATCCCCTGGGCTCCACGACCCTGACGGGGTACACAGTCCTGACTTCCCAACGTGAATATCTCTGCCTGTTGGATGCTCTCTGCCCAGACTCCTCAA CCACAGGGGAGGCGCAGCGTGCCTGGAGACTAGCCCTGCAGGGCGGCATACGGCTTCGAGGCACAG TCCTGCAGCGAAGTCAAGCGCCGGCAGCCCGTGCCTTCCTAGATGCCATACGGCTCTACCGGCAACAACACGGCCAATTTAGCAACGATGACGTGACCCTAGGCTCCGACGCTGAG GTGCTGACCTCGGTACTGATGCGGGAGCTGCTGCCAGCGCTGCGAGCCCAGACCCTGCCCGGCCTGCGAGGAGACGGCCGCGCCCGGGCCTGGGCCTGGACCAAG CTCCTGGACGCCGTCCACGCTGCAGTCCTGGCTGGAGCCTCCGCGGGACTCCGCGCCTTCCAGCCCGAAAAGGACGAGCTGCTTGCGGCCCTGGAGAGGACAATCCGCCCAGATGTGGATCAGATGCTGCGGCTGCGGGCACGCGTGGCTTCCAGGCTGAAGG CCGAGGTCCAGGGCCCCCTGGAGTCATGCTTGCGCGGGAAGGTGGATGCACAGCTGCCCCGGATCACACAGACGCTGCTGAGCACTGTGGAAGCCGAACTCGCGGCAGTGCGGACCCTCCTAACCCAGGGCATGGATCGCCTGTTCCGCCTCCTTCGTGGGAGTTCCTCCAGCACCCAGCTGCGGAAGGAG GTGTACTCATTTGGGGAGATGCCATGGGACCCAGAGCTGATGCAGATTTGCTACCGGGAGGCCAAGAGGAGCCAGGGGCAGCTGGGGCAGCTGGCAGCGCTGTTTGGCTTCTTTGGAACACAGAGCCTAGTGTTTGGGGCCCAGGATCTCGCACAGCAG CTCATGGCTGACGCTGTGACCACCTTCCTACAGCTGGCTGACCAGTGTCTGACCACGACTCTGGACTGCGACCAGGCCACCCAGCAGCTGGAGAAAGTCAGGGGGCGCATGCTGAAG AAATTCCAGTCGGATAGCAGCTCGGCACGGAGGAGGTTCATCCACAGCTGGCTGCTCTGCATCTTCCTGCCCTTTGTGTTGGGCCAGCTGGAGTCGAGCTGCAAAGCG AAGCTGCTTAAGTTTGAAGGGGACGTCCTTGCTGTGGGCAGCCCTGCCCTGACCATCGAGGGGATTTACGAGGATGTTGTCCGGgctttcctgctccagaggatcaaTCGAG aattgaaaAAGGCCCTTGGGGCCAGAAACATGTCCTGCATTCTGGATGACTGCTCAGAGGAGCCATGGGACCAGGCAGAAACAG GACTCTATAGGGCCTCTCCCAGCAGCTACTGGTTCCCAACACTGGTGGGGAAGATAGTGGTGATGGGAGTTTTGAGTTCACTTCGAACAATGCAAGGAACTGTGTTCAGGGCTGGGGCAGCCTAG